The stretch of DNA ATTGCATCGTTTTCTGTctacataatattttttttttcttaacaagcttttcaaacaaaacagcttaCAAACAGGCTGTTAGACTCTTAACATAAGCTACGTGGCCCATTCCTTGACCAGGAACTGAAACTATATACCAAGTTTAAAAAGGAGGTTGATCCACTGTGTTTGTTtcaggaataaaaggaaaaaaaaattttttgatCATTCAAGAAATAAGGCACTTCactgagaaatgctgaatagTTAACACTACAGGAATAAAGATAGCTCACTCAAAATGAATTACATATACCCGATTTAAAAACTTAAGaactattttccatttaatgCTAGGAGATGTTTTTTGAAGAAGCATATGGCCTGATTAGAGAGTGAGCAAGCTGCTGTTCAACGTGACAACCACAGGCAAGTAGAACTGCTGGTTACAAGGAATAACCTAATACAAGTAAGGCTTCCATGAACTCAGAAGAACATACTTGTATTTGGTATTGTCTCTCTCCTAGGACATGTACCTTATGTACAGTTCACTAAGCTGCAATTTCTATgtcacacttttttcttttaccaatTTTTGTCTCAGGAATTATCTAAGGTGTTGAACCTGTATTATGACTACAGCAATATACCTTACATAGCCTGATAGCATGTTGATGTAAGGCCCTTCAAAATACCACTCCATCACTGACATAATGCTATTCCAGAAGCAAAGATTTTATTGGACATGTTCTTCCTATAAAATTTGGCATTAAGTTACAGGAACAAGTCTTTGAGTGTCGCATTTGCATTTCATCTTTGAGCTACAACTGGAATACTGGGAATTATGTTTATGTATTAAAAGGCAGGGTTgccagtttgtttttttagtgtttACTTCAGATTTATTACTTACAACTGAAACTAAAAAAATACTCTGCATGCAACTCACAATACAAGGGCTGGAATTGTACCAAATTATTTCAACACTAAAGATAAGCTACTGTTGTATAAACTATTACAGGTAATAAAAATCTTCTAAACAAGTTCtctcttcaaaacaaatttaactaAAACAATTTAACATTCAATTGCACTAATcttcaaaaatcaaaagtttaaaaaaaaacatgtacttTGAAAAGTAATTCATCAATAAACATGTAATCTGAAGTTCCAGTAATTGTGCATCAGTGTggtgttctttttccttccatggCAAGATCCAACGTAACAAATTTCAAACTTTTCAACTGCTCAACTGTGTTCTTCAGGGCAATTCAAGCTGAATAGGGCGTACAGTTggctgcaggaaaaggaaaaaaagggaaaaaagttgggggagaggagagaaaaagacttTTAATTTCAGCAAGCATAATGCATTACCTATTCAAAGATGAAATAAGGAATAACTAATAAGGAATTTACGATAATGGTGTAATGAAAGCATTCGGTGTCTTATCCCAATGCTgcattcttccctttcttctgcacCCCTAATACTAACTCAAATACttaaggaaagcaaatttaACCATACTACTTTACCTCCACTGAGCACAAATTTTTAGTGAAGAAAACTTAAATATGCCTATTAGATCATTGTTCTAAATTGTCTCAATTTGTTACATGTAACACTATCATAGCAGCAGTCTTTCATATTAATGCTTCAGGTCAAGGTAAGCATTAACGATGAAGTACCATGTTCTGCCAGCCCTACTTCATAAACAAACTCTGTCTTCAGCATAATCAACAACTAACTAGAAAAGGGCATTAAATTTactcttatttttaagttactGACTCTACTGAAGTCAGTCAAATTATTTCATGCATAAACGTAGACCAACCTTGTTCTATCTTTCTGACTTGTTTTTCTCCAAGTTCTCCTACACAGGCCTAGATTTACAAGCTTATGGTCCATGCCTGTaagcagcagggacagaaaaataacaatcttTAGGACAAATCCTGGGTGCTCCCACCACTGCTCCCAGCAATGAAGTTAACACTGAGCATGGATTTAACACTATTTTCAAACTCccttaaaagcttttaaaaaccaATCTCCCAACACTCAGAGAAAATGGTAATCCCCATCTTAAAATGGGCGAAGCCTCAGCAGTGACAGGCATTGACACATTAAATTCATCCACAGAAGCACACACCAAGAGAACGTTTACGTGCCACAAAATGTAACATGCCACAAAAAGTGGCAGAAAAAGTGGcggaaagttaaaaataatgctatttttcttttcttcaaatgaGAGGAGGAACACAGACTTCCTTTTTACATGAAACTGACTACCCAGAGAAATAGCCCCTGTCATCAGTGTAATAACAACTCTGGTTCTTAACACAAATCTAAACCTCATCTGGAAATGCAAGTGATTCAGAGATCAGTTTAAAGTCATTGTAGGAATTAAAACCCTAACTTTTGTGCTGTACTATCCAAGTGAACATCAGACTGGCTGATCCATCAGCAGGTCTGTAACAGGAGTGCTACGGtctcctttgaaaacaaagagaCTGGACTGAGTATTTCTAAGAGCCCAGCTGGTCTCAAGGTTATTTTGCCATATGCACACCCCCAACTTCTCTAACTAACACCCCGAACAGTACAGCTGAGAATGTTTTTGAGgtaaagaaaactgcagcaagCAATCTTGGGAGGTTTGCTCATTCCTACTATCTCACTGCTGCTTTtaggaacagaaaaagcataTGCTTGCTTAGGGATtgtgacaaaaataattgtgtaagccatttgataaatatttaagatttaaatTCATACTGTAAAGGAACATCCTATACTACTACATtgtaaaaatcacaaacaaaataccaaacACCACTTACGATTGCATTTGACAAAGCCagtaatttatgtattttttaagcatCTTACATTTTGTACTCAGCTGTTAATTGTTCGAACAGCAATAAAGGTAATTTTTACAACACAAACCAAGGCAATGtcaaagtaaagaaaatgcttataatgaaatagtaaaaaaaaaaaaatcaattctgaCACCTTTAAGTTAAATGTCCCAAATCCATGACAGAAGTCTACCAATACAGCCATTCAAAAAGCCAGATGCTGAGTGTACTCTTGAACTAGTTTACATAAGTTTTATCCTTGATTTGTGAATTGCTACTGCATGCAATAATTAAGAAGCTTAAACAAGTGAATCCACAGTAGTAAGATATAAGACTCAATCCACTCATTTCAGAATGCATGCAGTAAACAATACCACATGGTGAACTGGAATTAAACTGCTACTTATATGCTCTAATTAGCcaataaaatgcttttccttGATTCAGAGATTTATTAGTATCTTTACTTTTCTAGTACTTTTGAATGCTTTCTTCTACCTGAAAATTAACTTCTTAAATTGTGTCACAGCGTGATGTCACATGGAATAGTAGGTGCAGGGGAACAAAGGATATTTTATTGTGGAATACAATTCTAAAACCTGGCGGATCCCTAAAACTGAGGAAATTTTAACGAAACTTCTTCCCCATAACTCCCAAGTGAGATTCAGCAGGGAGAAACCTCCCAGGACCCAGCCTCTTACTACAGAGAGTATTATCTTAAAGACTAGAAAGAGGTTCTACCATCTTCTGATGTGCTGCATAGGTCCACATGTGCTGATGGAGCTTCCctgaatgaaattttaaattgttaattcAAGAGACCACTTTGCATCAGCACTGGAAGAATTATACACATTTTGTAACACAGAAACCTTGACGCTGTATGAACCAAATTGTTAATATCCAACTGGATAGTAGCAAAGCTTACTTAATTGTTATAGGACAGTATAGAATTTATAGCTCTGTGTGCTCACCAGATTTGtgaagaaatttgatttttaggAATGTctaatcaagaaaaaaagtcactaacTGCTGCGTAGCCATGCAACAGCCCTTCATAAACCTTGCAACACAGGatgaaggagaagcagcttGGGCAAAGTTTAGAAGAAATCAAGATACAAAACACTTGTATCTTGTTCCATAAAGACATCAAAACTGTAATTCTGTCtcttctaaagagaaaaataacatgtgATGTCCAGTACGTTTTTAATAGAGCAGTTTGCTGaagtctcatttttttttcccattactaTATAGGGAATATCATagaatgaatcacagaatggctcgggttggaagggaccttagagatcatctagttccagcccccctgccatgggcaaggatgAATCATCGTGTCAGTacagagctctgctggaaattaagaggatttttttattattatttttaaacctttttaaggaaagcaaaactttaaaaaaattaaaggagtTCGCTGGTAAATATAAAGAAGTTGTTTCAAGTCAAGGGACTATATTAACTACAGTCAAGAACCACGTTTTATTACCCCCCTGGTAATCTAAACATAATTTATTCTGCACAAtgttccactgaaatcagatAGGCTACACAGGAAATATTGAACATTAGCAAAcaatactgtttcttttctaaatgctttAGAATCCTGAAAGAGCTAATTTTGAATTGAGTACCTTATTTCTTACACtaagtggtcaggcagttggactcgaCCTTTGtaggttccttccaactgaCTGCTAAGGTCTCATTTTTTGTAGAACATacaaagttttccattttaaatgttaactaTTTAtaggaacaaaacagaaatagtaaTTAATTTTGCAGATAAACAGTACAAATAAAACTTTAGTTTCCGAATGTTTTGTCTATCTTCGTGTTTTACAAGACATCTGATGTTTTGTTATCAAGAAaggcaatgcttttttttttttttttaacttgcttaaataaatgaagaagtcTTCACTTGGACCACGTACAGTTCAAGTATTTTTCCATCTAAATTTAGTTTCAGCtaggggagaaggagaggaaagagatgTTTACTGTTTACTCTGATCTTACTAGAAAAAACTTTAGCTAAATAACAATATAGACTCCTGCATTTTTGTAAACAAGAATTTGTCAAACATCTGAATTACAATTCAGGTTCTCTCCCTCCAAAATACAGCAGTAAAAACAACGCTGATTTTTAAAGAGGCTATCACAATATTCTAAGACTAACAAGATTTTAACAGAGTACTTACTAGTGCACAGTGATGTaatttccaccaaaaaaaaaacaccactattTTGGGACTATGTAAAACAGAGTCCTGCTATAAAATGAATTTAGTACAAGACTATGAAAGCTTTACTCCTTTTACTCATAACAGAAGGAAACTGAAGGGCCTATCCCCAGCCTCCAAAACAGATCACACAAATGAGTAAGATGGGAGAGGAATATCTACAACTGCAGGGACCTTCCCGAATCTCCATCACTTCCAGATAGGACATGACTACAGCATATGCAGGAAACCGAACGctggatgtgtttttttgttttttaataaataaatagaaaatcaaTAGCCAGAGTCACTAACCAAGCAGAGAAGTCACTAGTAAACACAATGGACCTCAGTGCTACAGTTaaatcagaaaagcttttcagaacTCTTCAATATTAAAGCACCTGTATGTTTACTAAGTATAGGGGTCACAGCTACCTAACTCTGTATTTATGCCTGCATGCACTACTACAATTGACACCATTTAGAAGCTAGCATTTCACAAGAAGACATGTGGTATATAGGAATTTATTTGGGTATAATTTAACAAGCAATTATatccaaatacatttcttatACAAGAAATTTATGAgcacaattaaaataaagtcagtTTAAAGTGTAACctaacaaacaaatcaaaatttCCTTCTACCAGTGGAGTTCCACCAGCAGTAAGTAAAACCAGAAATCATTCTCAGAagaatgttctgctttttcaggcCTCAGATGTTTACCTTCACTGAAGAAAGGGAGGTAGAAATTCTCCTACAACTCAAATCTACACAACCTCAGGTTCTCCTTTACCTGTACTTCAAAGTCATCTGGATGAGCCAAATTGATTCCAGAACCTACAAAGCTGTATTAATGATGCAAGGTAGCTGACAGATAAATAATGCCTCTCAGACTTTTTAGTTTCAATTCGGCTCTGCACTATTTCACTGCTGGTCCTGAAGCAACTTCTGCATTAATTAACACAGCTATATAGTCTCAAAATTGGAGCTGCCTCATGTCTAGCCTGAAGGACAGGGTCCAAAAAGGCAAGAGTTGGAGGTGTTACCATGTTTTTCTACATGGGCACCACACTTGACAGCAAAGCGTAACTTTGCGAACACCAAGGTGTCATGCAACTTCTAGAAACAAACCCACGTTGAAATGATGTTCAAAATAATGGagaaagtaattatttcttctaCAGGGCGtccagttttctttctattctgttCCTTCCCTCTTATCCCCCCCAACCCAAACTGTGAACTGTCACTTTCTTCTGGAACTTCAACATGCAGCCCGGCTCCATATCCCAGAAATGAACACCTAGATATATAGTttccatatatttaaataaatcatgaaCAGAACAAGGAATTAAAAAACTCCAGGCTTATCTAGTAACGTTAAAATATAGCTTATTTATCTTTCACTGAAATCATAAGTGTCTGTGTTTTATCCAAGaaccattttcaaaatattcaggTGACACCAAGTGGTAAATTGTTGTACTGCTATCTATTCAGGACTACTGTATATGGCAACAAGCAAGTAGTGTTAATACAGAAAtatctacttttaaaaatagagtgCTTTATACTAGATACAGGAGATTATTAAAGATGTCATTACTGTGTGAATATCCTGATTTTATATATCTCTGTGTTGATAAAAAAAACTGctctaacattaaaaaataactttctacTTGTAGTATAACATTTAGATAAAAATACGCTATTTGCAATGACCAACAGAAAAATACGGAAGTTACACTATCAGTATTCAGTgattatttttgcaatatttttttctctaaaaaccTTTATTCCTGCAGTTTtagttctccttttttttccctcttgacCATATACAAGGTACACCCAAAGTGTTCATGGAAAACTGAGTATTCTTCTTCTCCAAACTTTACCAGGTGCATAACATAGTTGataaaaaaacttttgttttgacGTTCAACTCAAGTTGatcaaaatgtaaatgtttacaTAAAAAGAACTGTTTGTGTAAAAATGTGATCTTAGATCCCCAGATGATCTCAAACAATATTACACCAATTCAGAGGAACAGAGACCTTTCCGAATCTACAAGGTCCTTCTGCATACCCCAAGACATACACATGGTAAGAGAGAAATATCAACAAATCCTCTTTTCTCATGGAGATTACCCATGCTCTATGTGCAGCATTGATCAATGCACCATGAAAACTGTTTGGAACAGTGCAGCATTGCTTTGGTTGCCCCTCGCTACTCTGCATTATGTAGCAACACCAGTAgtatatgccttttttttttttttgcctcctgtATTCTAGCAGGTTTCCAGGGATGGCATACCTACCCCATACCAGCCTTGAGGTGTTGACTGACCACaacctgctgctttgcttttgtactTACTGCTACTGTACAGAGTTAAGATGTTGACAGTATTTCTGACACCATGTAACCTCAAAGATGTCACCTGGGGAATGAGGCTGCACACCTCAAAAGGAAAGAGTTGCAGTAAGCTATTAGAACGCTATCTACTCTGCATAACATCTACAGCTTTGTTAAAAAAGCTCAGTGCCAGTCTACACACAAAAAGTAGATAAATCCAAAGTAAGTCCAATTCATCTCCTTaccaacaaaagaaataataagatGTATCTTGTTGAAATTTTGTCTACCTTTGCAAGAAATAGGACTAGCTAAGAGCGTCTTATTTGTCTTTCAGAATTAAGAAGCTTTGTCAAATCACATCTTTTGGCTTTAGGACGCAATGTCTGAAgagttagaaaacaaaacttaataCATCTTGAAATGTACCAAGTAAACCAAAACAagacataaggaaaaaatgattaGGGGAAGCCTGGCTTTACCAACGGTTTGTCTATCAACACCAAATGAAGTATATAGCTGCAAAGTTGTGACTGCCCAGCACAAATGATCGCACAAGGAACTTGAAATCCAATCCTTTTGCATAAAGGTCAGAAAGACAGTCTTCAACTTAACACACTGTTCAAACCCTAGTGCAAGTCATtatgggacaaaaaaaaaaaaaggaagatgacaaAACCTTGACTCTGCCTTtcaaacaacacacacaaaaaaaagacaactacTAAACTGGCAAAACAGCAAACATAGAAGAATATAAGTACAGATTCTCTTAACTTTTACAGTCacaattcctttttcttcctaaaataagGCAAAAATTATGTTCTGCTGCTACCTCTTATACCTTCTGGAAAAGTCAAACTCTTGCCCACTGTTTGGATAGTCTCTGGACTTTAGCATGGAACAGATTACTAGAAAGAAGACTTTTTCATTCTGGTTTCTAACAGCTTTTATCCATGTGTTCTATTTTCAAATTCTCTCAGAGCAGCCCTTTCTCATTCACCTTAATCTGCTTACatgacttttaaaagaaacaaactgtaaaCATTATAGAAAATTAAGCAGGCAACACCTTTATGTTCCTGTAAGAAAATTACTTACCAGCTGGAATTATTCTGGGTCATCTTTGCATACTCTTATTTACAGCAAGTTGCTTCCGAGATGAAGTACACAGAAACTTTTCTCAAAATCATTGCTACTTACAAGCACACATACCCATGCAGCATCATTCAACATGTCAGACCATATGACAGACACTTCACTGAGTAAGAGGGATCTTCTGTCCCATCCAACAACATCCAGCTTCAGGTATTTCTTTCAACAGAGTACATTAACATAGAACAAAAACTTCTGTAGATTAGATggggggaaaacagaaaaacaaaacactatttctAGAGTCCTTAAAGCTATGTTTCGGTATTACAACAATGCAAAACACCAAACAGAGGTTCTTAAATCAACATGAAAAAGGTGTATCTTTCAGAAGTCAGCCACACGTGCTCTGAAAGAAGGCTGTGCATGCTCTGTGCTGAACCAAATCCTCAGAAAAGAGGATGCACAGAGGcaacaaaagaataaagaacatTCAGAGTTCAAAGATAACAAGATGGCATTACCAGTACCAGGCCATTAggtggcttttaaaaaaatccaaacctgGGTTTTGGGAATTCTGGTAAAAACTCGCATCATTTGCAATGCATATAGAACCCTGAAATGCtacaaagctttaaaatactgttagtttaaattcactttaaaacattttcccttatAGCACTTACAActataattgaaaataaaaagctcaacACACACttccttcaatttttttcttaaactttttgCATTCTGGATTTGATAACAGCTGTGGATAAGCATTCTtagtttaaaattttctctCCTATACTCCTCTGGGAAAGGATCACCAAAACAATTTCAAGCAAAACTTTTTATAATGGTAGCTTTAAGCCACAAAATGGGCAGATATGCACGGCCAGATATGCAGGGAAACAAAGCAGGGAATGGAGAATGCTGTCTTGAAGCATTTCTTAGGAACGGAAGTGTCACTAACAGAGGAGCACACTTAACCTtgtggttattattttttccctgaaaatttaGGGTCACTGGACCAAAATTATTAAGTAAAGCCATTATAATAAACGCTTCTTTATCTATTCTCATTTATCCTCCTTTCATATCTAAAGCAGAATCAAACCAAAAATCATAACCAGCAGCAGAAGATACTTTGAGAAGAGGAAGCAGCAAGCCATAcataatttgactttttttttttttttaaacttttattcaaGTGGATGCATTACTGAGGCCTGCATGCATGCACAGCTAATCAGAAATGACTATTTGCTGCATTGTACAATCTTACCATGCTGCTATCTAGAGCTGCACGATCCAGAATCACCAAGCCCGATGCCTCGGACACTGCCTATAAGGAATTTTGTGCCTTTCAACCGGCAAGCTCATGCCTCAGAAGGCTGACATCCTAACACATGCTTTTCCTAAAactagaaagtgaaaaaaaaacactgtggtCTCTtaatacactgaaataaaaataacggAAGTACAAACTGCCCAAAATTCCTAGATATTAGACACGTTATTTACAAGTCTCATCTATGACCACTCCAAAACCCAAACTATGCCTGGGCCCAAACAACTCTTGCTTTGCTCCTCTTCTAAACGGTAATAAAAGCTAACTAAAAATCTTTTACATAGAATAGGACAAGAAACTAGTTTGTGTTAGCTGAACAGCCTATCATCTCCAATATAAAtcttcacagaaagaaaggaaacctCTGGCTCTAGAAAtaactagaaatattttttttaatgacagaaaaataatcacattgCTGCACGAAAGTCTAGCAAGAATGAATTTCACAATACAGCACCTACAGATCTAGGCGTGCTGAAAGAAAGCATGCTACAGATACACAGGAATATTACTCAGCAGATCAGAGAAGACAAGTGATGGTTCATAATATCTGCAAACCTATAAAGGTCAGTCCTATCTCATCCTGAAATATACCaagatgaaaaaggaaggaaagagaaagtaCAATTGCTGATAAGAGcacatgaaataaattacaCAAAGTTTCATCtggaaatacaaatttttaaagcatatggTATGTCTGTGTAACAGCCTTCAAATCCATTTACCAAAGAGCcaaaattctgatttcatttcatatgTTTTATCAGATGAGGGCTACAACTACTAATGAAACAACATGGCACTAGAAATgagttctgtgttttggatgcTATAGCACAGCATTACAGAATTGAAAAATACTGGACAGGAACCAGATGTcaaatgttacattttatattatttttgtattttgagttCAAACAGAAGTAGGGATAATGGACTGTCAGAAATGCAGTAATTTGCTTTCTCAGTTACAAGAAGAACAGATACTACAGATTTTTATAATATTAGAACTTCCACTTTCTAGCAGCCACATTCtagttttaagaaataaatacaaatgaagaTGCTGGACTTTGAAAGAATTAAGAATAACTGCATCtaagttttctctcttttttggtttagaaaaaataatttaaaaagcactttttacTTCAAGAACCCTCCAATGATACCATTATAGTACTGAAAACATctatagagagcaatgaaaaaaaaacctttccaaaacTATACACAAAGAACAATGTTAAAGTaactttttcagctttgtttcttaagaactatttaaaagcatttatgcTTACCTAGATGTAGAAGTGTCAACTGTGCTGCCAATTCCTTCGCGTCTTCTAATGTTGTACAGAGTTTGTCTGGCATGAAGTAACTCTGGGAACCATATGCAATACTAGGAATAAGTACCTTGTACACCAGAAGTATTTTCCCATCCTGACTCGTGGTTGAATACAAGTAGTATTCTGGTGGTACCCAGttatttttatagcaaaaataATCCAGGTGCATTACTGCAGAACTGAAGTGACTAGATTTCAAAGAATACATGCTAATTGGAGTAAGCTTTGTTCCTGGAAGAAATGGGTACGTACACCTTTCAACTTCAGGGGGGCTTGGACTGTGCTGACCATTAAGACGAACTGCTGGTTTCCAGGCAGATTTTTGATGACCATCCTCTTTGCTGGGAAACCCTAAGAGACTTTCAGAACAGGGACTTAACTGatcattaaaatgttgtttccaAGTACTTTCTTTGTTAATTGGCTTTGCCAGCGTTACCTCAATACTAGCTCCATCAATGCACCTCCCATTCATTACAGACATGGCAGCAACTGCATCCTCTCGGTTGAAAAAATGAACGAAAGCATAGTCTCTCAGCTTCTTTACACGTTCAACCACCCCTGGCTTGAACTTGTTGAATTCAGCTTTAATTGTGTCTTCTGTAGTAGAGAGCATTAAATTTCTTACATACAACACTTTGACTCTCTGCATTGTTTCTTCATCAACTTCTTTCTCTGGGTCTGCCCAATCTACTTGAATAGTATGACCCCAGAGCTGGAACGTTCCTACAGCAAAGAAGCACTACATCAATAAGAAagatgcaaaggaaaacaaagccattCTTATAGACTACCTctataaaaagcaaacataatGCACACCACCAGAAACAGATGGTTCCGTTGTCTGCATCCACTTAAGCaaaatttgtaaaatgttaCTACCTGaaa from Cygnus olor isolate bCygOlo1 chromosome 4, bCygOlo1.pri.v2, whole genome shotgun sequence encodes:
- the RBM46 gene encoding probable RNA-binding protein 46, which translates into the protein MHEENTAATNGCGKIRSSTQNEAALLALMEKTGYSMVQENGQRKFGGPPPGWEGPPPPRGCEVFVGKIPRDMYEDELVPIFERAGKIYEFRLMMEFSGENRGYAFVMYTAKEEAQLAIRILNNYEIRPGKFIGVCVSLDNCRLFIGAIPKEKKKQEILNEMKKVTEGVVDVIVYPNATDKTKNRGFAFVEYESHRAAAMARRRLIPGTFQLWGHTIQVDWADPEKEVDEETMQRVKVLYVRNLMLSTTEDTIKAEFNKFKPGVVERVKKLRDYAFVHFFNREDAVAAMSVMNGRCIDGASIEVTLAKPINKESTWKQHFNDQLSPCSESLLGFPSKEDGHQKSAWKPAVRLNGQHSPSPPEVERCTYPFLPGTKLTPISMYSLKSSHFSSAVMHLDYFCYKNNWVPPEYYLYSTTSQDGKILLVYKVLIPSIAYGSQSYFMPDKLCTTLEDAKELAAQLTLLHLANCTPYSA